The following proteins are co-located in the Leptospira weilii genome:
- the bcp gene encoding thioredoxin-dependent thiol peroxidase, giving the protein MNELKVGSKAPSFTGINEKGEKVKLSELTGPKGIVLYFYPKDQTPGCTTEACDFRDNFSKIKKTGFNVVGISKDSVKSHQKFIEKQELNFTLISDEDGKICEDYGVWQLKKFMGKEFMGIVRSTFLIGTDGKILKVYPKVSVKGHVDEILSDIKALEKK; this is encoded by the coding sequence ATGAACGAACTAAAAGTAGGTTCCAAGGCTCCGAGTTTTACGGGGATTAACGAAAAAGGGGAAAAAGTGAAACTATCAGAACTAACCGGACCGAAAGGAATCGTACTCTATTTTTATCCGAAAGATCAAACACCCGGTTGCACTACCGAAGCCTGCGATTTTAGAGACAATTTTTCCAAAATCAAAAAAACAGGATTTAACGTGGTCGGAATTTCGAAAGACAGCGTAAAATCTCATCAGAAATTCATTGAAAAACAGGAGTTAAACTTCACTCTGATTTCCGATGAGGACGGAAAAATTTGCGAAGACTACGGAGTCTGGCAATTAAAGAAATTCATGGGAAAAGAATTTATGGGAATCGTACGTTCCACGTTTCTTATCGGAACCGACGGAAAAATCCTAAAAGTATATCCCAAGGTAAGCGTAAAAGGACACGTAGATGAAATCCTTTCGGACATCAAAGCACTGGAGAAAAAATGA